In one window of Hyla sarda isolate aHylSar1 chromosome 1, aHylSar1.hap1, whole genome shotgun sequence DNA:
- the LHFPL7 gene encoding LHFPL tetraspan subfamily member 7 protein: protein MVSCMGSLWVALSFILSLILGFSLMSSAWFKNNNTSFGVFVQCSGEINSPCNQTCIAFRTLEEIPDVSWKISAVILFAGWLLLSFGALLVLSWTVIPAGLCQRRVCTPARHTQIIAVVVTIFGLLLFPVSLHSTFAKQICNSSLSYRSGSCSLGWGYMMAIITVMLSCFLPIIGRYNINEMKTKILRSKLTRRMLVCEEHLY from the exons ATGGTTTCGTGTATGGGATCTCTCTGGGTGGCCTTGTCCTTCATTTTATCCCTCATCTTAGGATTCAGCCTCATGTCTTCTGCATggtttaaaaataataacacatCTTTTGGTGTTTTTGTTCAATGTAGTGGGGAAATCAACTCTCCATGTAATCAAACTTGTATAGCTTTTCGAACCTTAGAGGAAATTCCAGATGTGTCTTGgaag ATTTCAGCTGTGATACTATTTGCTGGTTGGCTGCTGTTAAGCTTTGGAGCTTTACTTGTTTTGTCATGGACTGTTATTCCAGCTGGTCTATGTCAGAGAAGGGTTTGTACTCCAGCCagacatacacagatcattgcag TGGTTGTAACAATTTTTGGGCTGCTCCTTTTTCCTGTGAGTCTTCATTCTACATTTGCAAAACAGATCTGCAACTCATCTTTGTCTTATAGAAGTGGTAGCTGCTCACTTGGCTGGGGTTACATGATGGCCATAATAACAGTGATGCTCTCTTGCTTTCTTCCCATCATTGGCCGTTACAATATAAATGAAATGAAGACAAAAATATTAAGGTCCAAACTAACACGGCGTATGCTGGTTTGTGAAGAACATTTGTACTAA